A region from the Podarcis raffonei isolate rPodRaf1 chromosome 11, rPodRaf1.pri, whole genome shotgun sequence genome encodes:
- the AK6 gene encoding adenylate kinase isoenzyme 6, producing MNTCLRDAFPGTWIVPQANMRRPNILLTGTPGVGKTTLGKEIAARTDFTYINVGDLAKEGELYEGFDEEYGCPILDEDRVVDELEEKMSDGGVIVDYHSCDFFPERWFNIVFVLRTENSVLYNRLESRGYKGKKLQDNLQCEIFQTIYEEAMLSYKEDIVHQLPSNIPEDMENNLDQIIQWIEQWMKDNN from the exons ATGAACACGTGTCTTCGTGACGCCTTTCCAGGCACTTGGATCGTCCCCCAAGCGAACATGAGGAGACCAAATATTCTTCTCACGG GTACGCCTGGTGTTGGGAAAACTACCCTAGGCAAAGAGATCGCTGCAAGAACAGATTTTACTTACATTAATGTGGGTGATTTGGCCAAAGAAG GGGAGCTATATGAAGGATTTGATGAGGAATATGGATGTCCAATTTTAGATGAAGACAGG GTAGTTGATGAACTGGAAGAGAAGATGAGTGATGGCGGTGTAATAGTTGATTATCACAGCTGTGACTTCTTTCCTGAACGTTGGTTTAATATAGTATTTGTGCTTCGAACTGAAAACTCAGTCTTGTATAACAGATTGGAAAGCAG AGGATACAAAGGAAAAAAGCTTCAAGACAACCTTCAATGTGAAATTTTTCAGACCATTTATGAAGAAGCCATGTTATCGTATAAGGAAGACATTGTTCATCAGTTGCCCAGCAACATTCCAGAGGACATGGAGAACAACTTAGATCAGATTATACAGTGGATCGAACAGTGGATGAAAGACAACAACTAG